One window of the Candidatus Saccharibacteria bacterium genome contains the following:
- a CDS encoding M48 family metalloprotease: MKLVGASLVTLGLIFSFVFFIVMLVLLQTDSVNLWLAMGLTVVFNFLMWLVGPWVTDWINKFFYKVRFMSPEEVAAEHPEVAELIASVAAQYNFKHPKVGIIPDNNPTAFCYGSGRYNSRLIVTQGLFKYLNTGEQRAVVGHEMGHIVNRDFIVMMIASTLVQLLYEMYFWLSRSKGDRKSNLAAIGFIAYILYIIASYLLLFLSRTRELLADKFGAQVAEPEDLSNALIKIAYGIVSEEDTGATNRLLHSTRHMGLVDVKDAKHTGGVSYITNNDRHAVTEAMLFDAYSPWAKLIELNSTHPLTGRRVQHLSKMPSKSGRIFSYDVEAAASRVMLDKSRLWSVLWSDLGIMLLPYAAGIGAGFSTRNFGVGLAVFGAGLIAKTLYRYPSAQPVQTTVLDEMRNPYASPLRGKAVALTGAPVGRGVPGYVFGEDLMFQDKTGLIFMDYHSVFSFFGNLFFALKKVKKLLGQQAAASGWFYRSIASALVLQRMEIQGQKPIKSYRRAWSFVWAVLLIAIGGLVAFAQAKATSSL, from the coding sequence ATGAAACTTGTTGGGGCATCGTTGGTTACATTGGGGCTGATATTTTCATTTGTGTTCTTTATAGTCATGCTGGTTTTACTCCAGACGGACTCGGTGAATCTATGGTTGGCCATGGGTCTGACGGTGGTTTTCAACTTTCTCATGTGGCTGGTGGGGCCCTGGGTAACTGACTGGATAAACAAGTTTTTCTACAAAGTGCGGTTTATGAGCCCCGAAGAAGTTGCAGCTGAGCACCCTGAGGTAGCCGAACTCATTGCATCGGTCGCGGCGCAGTATAACTTTAAGCACCCGAAGGTCGGCATTATCCCAGATAACAACCCGACAGCATTTTGCTATGGGAGTGGCCGGTACAACTCTCGCCTCATCGTCACCCAGGGGCTGTTTAAGTACCTCAACACCGGAGAACAGCGGGCCGTTGTGGGTCACGAAATGGGGCATATTGTGAACCGCGACTTCATAGTAATGATGATAGCGAGTACGCTCGTGCAGCTGTTGTACGAGATGTACTTTTGGCTTTCACGCAGCAAGGGCGACCGCAAAAGCAACCTGGCCGCCATCGGTTTTATTGCATACATTCTTTATATCATTGCATCATACCTGCTTCTTTTCTTGAGCCGGACACGCGAGTTGCTGGCAGACAAGTTCGGTGCCCAGGTCGCTGAGCCGGAAGACCTGAGTAACGCGCTTATAAAAATCGCCTACGGCATAGTCAGCGAAGAAGATACGGGCGCAACGAATCGTTTGCTTCATAGCACGCGCCACATGGGGTTGGTAGACGTCAAAGATGCCAAGCATACGGGAGGTGTTTCGTATATTACAAACAACGACAGGCATGCGGTGACCGAAGCAATGCTATTCGATGCGTACAGCCCGTGGGCGAAACTGATAGAGCTAAACTCGACTCATCCCCTCACGGGGCGTCGTGTGCAGCATTTGAGTAAAATGCCAAGCAAGTCTGGGAGAATCTTTAGCTACGATGTCGAGGCTGCAGCGAGTCGCGTCATGCTCGACAAGAGTCGGCTGTGGTCGGTGCTGTGGAGCGATCTTGGTATTATGCTACTGCCGTACGCGGCCGGGATAGGCGCGGGTTTCTCGACACGGAATTTTGGTGTCGGGCTCGCCGTATTTGGTGCTGGGCTGATTGCAAAAACACTATACCGCTACCCATCGGCGCAGCCAGTACAAACGACTGTACTAGACGAAATGCGTAACCCATACGCCTCGCCACTGCGCGGTAAAGCAGTAGCCCTCACAGGTGCGCCTGTTGGGCGTGGTGTGCCTGGCTATGTTTTTGGCGAAGACCTGATGTTTCAGGACAAAACTGGTTTGATTTTTATGGATTATCACTCGGTTTTTAGCTTCTTTGGCAACTTGTTTTTTGCCCTGAAAAAGGTGAAGAAACTGCTTGGGCAGCAAGCAGCGGCCAGTGGCTGGTTTTACCGCAGTATTGCCTCGGCACTCGTGCTGCAACGTATGGAAATACAGGGGCAAAAACCTATAAAAAGCTACCGCCGCGCGTGGTCGTTCGTGTGGGCGGTGTTACTCATCGCTATCGGCGGGCTTGTTGCGTTTGCACAAGCCAAAGCAACTAGCTCACTCTGA
- a CDS encoding DNA primase: protein MDAKEEVRERLAIEDVIGEYVQLKRAGRTWKGLSPFGSEKTPSFVVSPDKQIWHDFSSGRGGDIFSFIQEMEGVDFKGALEILARRAGVDLEQYRQSGAQGPTSQTKERLYEVSELACKFYQTQFSQNKTALAYVLGQREFTKETALAWRLGYSPNNGSALLDFLRGKGFDEKEIQLAGLTSKSYRGVLQDMFRGRLMIPLCDPQGRVIGFTARLLDDDPNAPKYINTPGTPLYDKSRHVFGLHLAKDAIRKTKYVVLAEGNLDVIASHQAGVRQVVATAGTALTEPNLKALSRLTGDIRLCFDADKAGIAATERAIPIAGKVGGLQLSVISIPTGKDPDELIKQDVAAWQAAIEQPQYALDWLIDRYRAMLDLSTALGKRELSDVVLRVVRQLPDSVEQDHYVGRLAELLSVSKDALATKLTGAPSETAPLRRRPSQVKATSVEKAILDKVKVEERLIALALMKPSLRHVLYPLDPDMFTDDDARHAFEFLAEHPDFDGSDQEEVQQIAEYAKILSLVYETLYQDVEPLELRSEAKRLQATLIHQYVRMQKQTLSAALQTATPEEATQLLEQVRGLDQLLRIEQGDDSGTEAG from the coding sequence ATGGATGCGAAGGAAGAGGTTCGGGAGCGGCTGGCTATAGAGGACGTGATAGGCGAATACGTTCAGCTGAAGCGTGCTGGGCGCACCTGGAAGGGGCTCAGTCCTTTTGGTTCCGAAAAAACGCCCAGTTTTGTAGTGAGTCCCGATAAGCAGATTTGGCACGATTTTTCCTCTGGGCGCGGTGGCGACATTTTTAGCTTTATTCAGGAAATGGAAGGCGTGGATTTTAAGGGTGCGCTCGAAATTCTTGCTCGTCGGGCTGGCGTCGACCTTGAGCAGTACCGCCAGAGTGGTGCGCAAGGCCCGACCTCGCAGACGAAGGAGCGGCTGTATGAGGTTAGTGAGCTCGCCTGCAAGTTTTATCAGACACAGTTTAGTCAGAATAAGACGGCGCTTGCGTACGTGCTTGGGCAGCGGGAATTCACGAAAGAAACGGCGCTTGCGTGGCGACTCGGCTACTCACCGAATAACGGGAGCGCTCTTCTCGATTTTCTTCGCGGGAAGGGATTTGATGAAAAAGAGATTCAGCTAGCCGGCCTAACAAGCAAATCGTACCGCGGTGTCTTGCAAGATATGTTCCGTGGACGGCTGATGATACCGCTATGTGACCCGCAGGGGAGGGTGATTGGTTTTACGGCACGACTACTTGACGATGACCCAAATGCACCGAAATATATAAATACCCCCGGCACGCCACTGTACGACAAAAGCCGTCATGTGTTTGGGCTGCACCTCGCCAAAGACGCTATACGCAAGACAAAATATGTGGTTCTGGCAGAAGGCAACCTCGATGTTATTGCGAGTCACCAGGCTGGCGTTCGCCAAGTGGTCGCTACAGCCGGAACGGCACTCACCGAGCCAAACTTGAAGGCACTTAGTCGTCTAACGGGCGATATTCGCCTTTGTTTTGACGCCGATAAAGCAGGTATAGCCGCTACCGAACGAGCCATACCTATTGCTGGGAAAGTCGGTGGTTTGCAACTAAGTGTTATAAGCATACCGACCGGAAAAGACCCAGATGAACTCATAAAACAGGATGTTGCCGCGTGGCAAGCGGCCATAGAGCAGCCCCAGTACGCGCTGGATTGGCTTATAGACCGCTACCGCGCCATGCTCGATTTGTCGACGGCGCTCGGTAAACGTGAACTGAGCGACGTGGTACTTAGAGTTGTGCGGCAGTTGCCCGACAGCGTCGAGCAAGACCACTATGTTGGGCGGCTTGCTGAGCTGCTGAGTGTCAGCAAAGACGCGCTGGCGACGAAGCTGACTGGTGCGCCCAGCGAGACAGCGCCTCTTCGTCGTCGACCATCCCAGGTGAAGGCCACCTCTGTCGAAAAGGCCATCCTAGACAAAGTGAAGGTGGAAGAACGGCTGATTGCACTGGCGCTTATGAAGCCGAGCCTCCGGCATGTACTGTATCCGCTTGACCCAGATATGTTTACAGACGACGACGCTCGCCACGCCTTTGAGTTTCTGGCTGAGCACCCGGATTTTGACGGCAGCGACCAAGAAGAAGTGCAACAGATTGCAGAGTATGCTAAAATATTGTCATTAGTCTATGAGACGCTGTATCAGGATGTCGAGCCTCTCGAGCTTCGAAGTGAAGCGAAACGTTTGCAGGCTACGCTGATACACCAATATGTTCGAATGCAAAAACAAACGCTGAGCGCAGCGCTACAAACAGCGACACCAGAGGAAGCGACACAGCTGCTGGAGCAGGTTCGCGGCCTCGACCAATTATTACGAATAGAACAAGGAGACGATAGTGGCACCGAAGCAGGATGA
- a CDS encoding HAD family hydrolase yields the protein MAKIKAVLFDLDGTLRDTKDIIIDAYMHAVEVHNGRRPSLQELQPHIHHHSEVYKALSAHVAYEPWLETYRTKLSTAWMEAPFFEHAEKSLAELKMAGLRLAVVTSAEYERTIEYLSYRNIDQYFEVVVAMRDGFRPKPAPDMMLEALRQLDCAPEETVAIGDMITDVQAAHAAGIRCIGITHRFASRKELEMAGADEIIDSLAPFPGKIQQMK from the coding sequence ATGGCGAAGATTAAAGCCGTACTTTTTGACCTGGATGGGACGCTGCGGGATACGAAAGACATCATTATAGATGCGTATATGCACGCGGTGGAGGTGCATAATGGGCGGCGCCCGAGTCTGCAGGAGCTGCAGCCACACATCCACCATCATTCTGAGGTGTACAAAGCGCTTTCGGCGCACGTTGCGTATGAGCCATGGCTCGAAACGTACCGTACAAAACTCAGTACTGCCTGGATGGAGGCGCCGTTTTTCGAACACGCCGAAAAAAGCCTAGCAGAACTAAAAATGGCTGGCTTAAGACTGGCGGTTGTGACCTCAGCGGAGTATGAACGCACAATTGAGTACCTCAGCTATCGGAACATAGACCAATATTTTGAAGTAGTTGTGGCGATGCGCGACGGTTTTCGACCGAAACCAGCGCCGGACATGATGCTTGAAGCGCTCCGCCAGCTAGATTGTGCGCCTGAAGAAACAGTTGCCATTGGCGATATGATTACCGATGTTCAGGCGGCGCATGCAGCGGGTATCAGGTGCATAGGCATCACGCACAGGTTTGCGAGCCGCAAAGAGCTTGAGATGGCCGGGGCAGATGAAATTATCGATTCGCTCGCGCCGTTCCCTGGAAAAATACAGCAAATGAAGTGA
- a CDS encoding MmcQ/YjbR family DNA-binding protein, whose protein sequence is MNHNEVEEYILSMPNSFLDYPFGEGVAVYKVGNPQKPTEGKMFALVAEGKDPLNLSLKCDPQLAVVLREKYETVLPGYHLNKKHWNTLILSGQLGQDDVKDLIRHSHQLVSAKSGSD, encoded by the coding sequence ATGAATCATAATGAAGTTGAAGAGTACATCTTAAGCATGCCAAACAGTTTTCTGGATTATCCATTTGGCGAAGGCGTGGCTGTCTACAAAGTTGGTAACCCGCAGAAGCCAACGGAAGGGAAAATGTTTGCGCTTGTGGCCGAAGGAAAAGACCCGCTAAACCTCAGTCTCAAATGCGACCCGCAGCTGGCCGTTGTCCTGCGTGAAAAATACGAAACAGTTTTACCAGGCTATCACCTGAACAAAAAACACTGGAACACGCTCATCTTGAGCGGTCAATTGGGCCAAGACGACGTCAAAGACCTTATTCGGCACAGCCACCAATTGGTATCGGCCAAGTCTGGCAGTGATTAG
- the rpoD gene encoding RNA polymerase sigma factor RpoD, giving the protein MAPKQDDKSKLEQAKAGLLEKAKAAGSIDAKDISAVIPDVPDNVELLDSLYTELTEAGVDVITPEEPAPSDLSDEWLIDEEEEIVLEDQTYLDDIADDSVRLYLREIGKIPLLNAEEELALANRVVAGDKEAKDQMAEANMRLVVSIAKRYVGRGLDLLDLIQEGNTGLLRAVEKFDPDKGFKFSTYATWWIRQAITRAIADQARTIRIPVHMVETINKLLRTQRRLTQEYNREPTNAEIAREMEIDEAKVEHIMKIKQDISSLDASIRDDEEESVLADFIEDEDTITPEESATGQLLKEQVKDMLSALTDREQKILKLRFGLEDGKQHTLEEVGQEFSVTRERIRQIEAKALAKLRKHKDARKLHDYIK; this is encoded by the coding sequence GTGGCACCGAAGCAGGATGATAAATCGAAGTTAGAGCAAGCCAAAGCTGGCCTGCTAGAAAAAGCTAAAGCGGCCGGTAGTATAGACGCGAAAGATATTTCGGCGGTTATACCAGATGTGCCAGATAACGTGGAGCTGCTGGACTCGCTCTACACCGAACTCACCGAGGCGGGCGTAGACGTGATAACGCCAGAGGAGCCAGCACCGTCTGACCTAAGCGACGAGTGGCTTATAGACGAAGAAGAAGAGATTGTTCTCGAGGACCAAACGTATTTAGATGACATTGCAGACGACTCTGTACGCTTGTACCTGCGTGAAATCGGCAAAATACCGCTGCTCAATGCCGAGGAAGAGCTAGCGCTTGCGAACCGTGTGGTGGCGGGAGACAAAGAGGCGAAAGACCAGATGGCAGAGGCAAATATGCGCCTGGTGGTTTCGATTGCCAAGCGCTACGTTGGGCGCGGGTTGGACCTGCTGGATCTCATTCAGGAAGGGAATACCGGTTTGCTGCGAGCGGTTGAAAAGTTTGACCCAGATAAAGGCTTCAAATTTAGCACCTATGCAACGTGGTGGATTCGCCAGGCAATTACCCGGGCTATTGCCGACCAAGCACGTACCATTCGCATACCTGTTCACATGGTAGAAACTATTAACAAGCTACTGCGCACCCAGCGTCGCCTCACACAGGAATACAACCGCGAACCGACCAATGCCGAGATAGCGCGGGAAATGGAAATTGACGAGGCAAAAGTAGAGCATATTATGAAAATCAAGCAGGATATTTCCAGTCTTGATGCAAGCATACGCGATGACGAAGAGGAGTCGGTACTGGCCGACTTTATCGAAGACGAAGACACAATTACCCCAGAAGAGTCTGCCACCGGCCAGCTACTGAAAGAACAAGTAAAAGATATGCTTAGCGCGCTTACTGACCGCGAGCAGAAAATACTAAAACTTCGCTTCGGGCTGGAAGACGGCAAACAGCACACACTCGAAGAAGTAGGCCAAGAGTTTAGCGTTACCCGCGAACGTATTCGTCAAATAGAAGCCAAAGCGCTCGCGAAACTGCGCAAGCACAAAGACGCCCGCAAACTCCACGACTACATTAAGTAG
- a CDS encoding HAD family hydrolase, whose amino-acid sequence MTHEPGIKAVIFDLDGTVIDTFEHIVQAFELVLPKFGVQKTREDIRAVIGKTLEECYREFLPEAVAYSAAELHHETQQSPEMYELITVYESLRQVVDALHEQQRKAAVLTNRSRRSVDLIFAHTGLADTFDAVVTVDESGAPKPDSAGIYILGKRLGIEASAMVMVGDTAIDVVTAEHAGMAGSVGLTHGFGLRRELEEAGADYVIDSLAELPGVVERLNNGED is encoded by the coding sequence AGATACGTTTGAGCATATTGTGCAAGCGTTTGAGCTAGTGCTGCCGAAGTTTGGTGTGCAAAAAACGCGTGAAGATATACGCGCGGTCATCGGCAAAACGCTCGAGGAATGTTACCGCGAATTTCTGCCAGAAGCGGTTGCGTATAGCGCGGCCGAGCTCCATCACGAAACCCAGCAATCACCAGAGATGTATGAGCTTATAACGGTCTATGAATCGCTCCGGCAAGTAGTAGATGCGCTTCATGAGCAGCAGCGCAAGGCGGCTGTCTTGACCAACCGAAGCCGCCGCTCAGTTGACCTCATATTTGCACACACTGGCCTCGCTGATACATTTGATGCGGTTGTGACGGTAGATGAAAGCGGCGCGCCAAAGCCAGATTCAGCCGGTATCTATATACTTGGGAAGCGACTTGGCATAGAAGCGAGTGCTATGGTCATGGTCGGTGATACGGCCATAGACGTGGTGACTGCTGAACATGCTGGTATGGCAGGGAGCGTTGGGTTGACGCATGGCTTTGGTTTGCGGCGCGAGCTCGAAGAGGCAGGGGCAGATTACGTCATAGATTCGCTCGCAGAACTGCCGGGCGTTGTGGAGAGGCTGAATAATGGCGAAGATTAA
- a CDS encoding HAD hydrolase-like protein produces the protein MRLTESVFTDGVDFPEAGFHGLILDFDDTITSPLITKGKQKGQRIHDISRILAAREIGIEMGNETLIGLTPEQSEESYLKAAEPTLEGSIAYLLHKAGVFRSHKDYDASNEWLVKIVDKRTELHTKLLKTHVELNPGARELMQFGYERLPHGLAIASMAQSGDIAIVLERFGLDVYMPEDRIVARELVSKPKPNREVFDTAYHRLQIPSSGNAKQDARERLRTVAVDDSRGGVIAASKSGEFAIGLTSNMSPDGFKGAPAKIIVPDLRTIKAIMERRVAA, from the coding sequence ATGCGTTTAACTGAGAGTGTATTTACTGATGGCGTTGACTTTCCCGAGGCCGGTTTCCACGGGCTTATTCTCGATTTTGATGACACCATAACATCGCCACTTATTACAAAGGGCAAGCAGAAAGGCCAAAGAATTCACGATATATCCCGAATATTAGCGGCACGGGAGATTGGTATTGAGATGGGGAACGAAACCCTTATTGGCTTAACTCCTGAACAGAGTGAGGAATCATACCTTAAAGCCGCCGAGCCAACACTAGAAGGTTCGATAGCGTACCTCCTTCACAAGGCAGGTGTGTTTAGGAGCCATAAGGACTATGATGCATCAAATGAGTGGCTTGTGAAGATAGTAGACAAGCGCACAGAACTACACACAAAATTACTTAAGACACACGTAGAGCTTAATCCTGGTGCAAGGGAACTGATGCAGTTTGGTTATGAGAGACTACCGCACGGTCTAGCAATTGCAAGCATGGCTCAATCTGGTGATATCGCTATTGTTCTTGAGAGGTTCGGTCTCGATGTGTATATGCCTGAAGATAGAATTGTTGCGCGCGAGCTTGTTAGTAAGCCAAAACCTAACCGCGAGGTGTTTGATACGGCATATCACAGGCTTCAAATTCCTTCGTCTGGTAATGCAAAACAAGATGCCCGAGAGCGATTGCGCACGGTCGCGGTTGATGATTCTCGTGGTGGAGTTATCGCAGCAAGCAAATCAGGTGAATTTGCCATAGGGCTAACTTCAAATATGTCACCAGATGGTTTTAAGGGCGCACCGGCAAAGATTATTGTGCCAGATTTGCGAACCATTAAGGCTATTATGGAACGACGGGTCGCTGCCTAG